From one Pseudopipra pipra isolate bDixPip1 chromosome 2, bDixPip1.hap1, whole genome shotgun sequence genomic stretch:
- the MSANTD4 gene encoding myb/SANT-like DNA-binding domain-containing protein 4 isoform X2 — MKQLKRKRKSNFSVQETQTLLKEIRKRREVLFSKQLNTTINEMKRKAWEEIAECVNAVGEGEQRTGTEVKRRYLDWRALMKRKRLNANIKVVGAGFHLPSSNLDDSLNEDMDEKMGFAIESSFEWQNITDFREAGGSLTEIKVEEEEEDPQNFEFPIEEEEEILSSVLPDSKKENDLPDFPHIEEFGNLSSAQARLAYEDSHLLINLEKQKLDLEKQRLDIEAERLQIEKERLQIEWEKLRLETLQSEKPALENDLTPTEKPIIQPLDLETEKLKLEKERLQLEKERLQFLKFESEKLQIEKERLQVEKERLRIQREGHLQ, encoded by the exons atgaaacaattaaaaagaaaaaggaaaagcaattttAGTGTTCAGGAAACTCAAACTCTCCTTAAGGAAatcagaaaaaggagagaagtaCTCTTTTCAAAGCAACTTAATACAACAATTAATGAGATGAAACGGAAAGCTTGGGAGGAAATAGCAGAGTGTGTCAATGCTGTAGGTGAAGGAGAGCAAAGAACAGGGACAGAAGTGAAAAGGCGATACCTTGACTGGAGAGCACTCATGAAGAGAAAACGTCTGAATGCAAACATCAAAGTAGTAGGTGCTGGGTTTCACCTTCCTTCATCCAATTTAGATGACTCTCTCAATGAAGACATGGATGAGAAAATGGGATTTGCAATTGAATCTAGTTTTGAATGGCAAAATATCACTGACTTCAGAGAAGCCGGTGGATCTTTAACAGAAATCAAAgtagaagaggaagaggaggatccGCAGAATTTCGAA TTTCCTAttgaggaagaagaagaaatattgtCATCAGTTTTGCCAGATTCGAAAAAGGAAAATGACCTACCAGACTTCCCCCACATTGAAGAGTTTGGAAATCTAAGCTCTGCTCAAGCTAGGCTAGCCTATGAAGATTCTCATTTGCTTATAAATCTGGAGAAGCAAAAGCTGGATCTGGAGAAACAGCGACTGGACATTGAAGCCGAAAGGTTGCAA ATTGAGAAGGAGCGACTTCAGATTGAATGGGAGAAGCTCAGGCTGGAGACTCTGCAATCCGAAAAACCTGCCCTGGAAAATGACCTCACCCCAACAGAAAAACCCATCATACAGCCTCTGGATCTAGAAACTGAAAAGTTAAAACTTGAAAAAGAACGTTTACAGTTAGAGAAGGAGAGGCTGCAGTTTCTCAAGTTTGAatcagagaagctgcagattGAGAAGGAACGCTTGCAAGTGGAGAAGGAGCGTCTTCGAATTCAGAGAGAGGGTCACTTGCAGTGA
- the MSANTD4 gene encoding myb/SANT-like DNA-binding domain-containing protein 4 isoform X1: protein MKQLKRKRKSNFSVQETQTLLKEIRKRREVLFSKQLNTTINEMKRKAWEEIAECVNAVGEGEQRTGTEVKRRYLDWRALMKRKRLNANIKVVGAGFHLPSSNLDDSLNEDMDEKMGFAIESSFEWQNITDFREAGGSLTEIKVEEEEEDPQNFEFPIEEEEEILSSVLPDSKKENDLPDFPHIEEFGNLSSAQARLAYEDSHLLINLEKQKLDLEKQRLDIEAERLQVEKERLQIEKERLRHVDLERERLQIEKERLQIEWEKLRLETLQSEKPALENDLTPTEKPIIQPLDLETEKLKLEKERLQLEKERLQFLKFESEKLQIEKERLQVEKERLRIQREGHLQ from the exons atgaaacaattaaaaagaaaaaggaaaagcaattttAGTGTTCAGGAAACTCAAACTCTCCTTAAGGAAatcagaaaaaggagagaagtaCTCTTTTCAAAGCAACTTAATACAACAATTAATGAGATGAAACGGAAAGCTTGGGAGGAAATAGCAGAGTGTGTCAATGCTGTAGGTGAAGGAGAGCAAAGAACAGGGACAGAAGTGAAAAGGCGATACCTTGACTGGAGAGCACTCATGAAGAGAAAACGTCTGAATGCAAACATCAAAGTAGTAGGTGCTGGGTTTCACCTTCCTTCATCCAATTTAGATGACTCTCTCAATGAAGACATGGATGAGAAAATGGGATTTGCAATTGAATCTAGTTTTGAATGGCAAAATATCACTGACTTCAGAGAAGCCGGTGGATCTTTAACAGAAATCAAAgtagaagaggaagaggaggatccGCAGAATTTCGAA TTTCCTAttgaggaagaagaagaaatattgtCATCAGTTTTGCCAGATTCGAAAAAGGAAAATGACCTACCAGACTTCCCCCACATTGAAGAGTTTGGAAATCTAAGCTCTGCTCAAGCTAGGCTAGCCTATGAAGATTCTCATTTGCTTATAAATCTGGAGAAGCAAAAGCTGGATCTGGAGAAACAGCGACTGGACATTGAAGCCGAAAGGTTGCAAGTGGAGAAGGAACGCCTGCAAATTGAAAAGGAACGGTTGCGGCACGTTGACTTGGAGCGCGAGAGGCTTCAGATTGAGAAGGAGCGACTTCAGATTGAATGGGAGAAGCTCAGGCTGGAGACTCTGCAATCCGAAAAACCTGCCCTGGAAAATGACCTCACCCCAACAGAAAAACCCATCATACAGCCTCTGGATCTAGAAACTGAAAAGTTAAAACTTGAAAAAGAACGTTTACAGTTAGAGAAGGAGAGGCTGCAGTTTCTCAAGTTTGAatcagagaagctgcagattGAGAAGGAACGCTTGCAAGTGGAGAAGGAGCGTCTTCGAATTCAGAGAGAGGGTCACTTGCAGTGA